One Proteinivorax tanatarense DNA segment encodes these proteins:
- the gyrA gene encoding DNA gyrase subunit A, translating to MLETNNSKVLPRDINREMEQSYVDYAMSVIVGRALPDVRDGLKPVHRRILFAMNELNIVYNKPHKKCARVVGEVLGKYHPHGDTAVYDALVRMAQDFSMRYTLLDGHGNFGSIDGDAAAAMRYTEVRMDKISQMMLADIEKETVDFRLNFDESLEEPWVLPSKIPNLLVNGAAGIAVGMATNIPPHNLTEVIDGAISLIDNPELEIQDLLTTITGPDFPTGGIIKGKEGIKNAYKTGRGVIKVQGEVKYEKLNNGKTRIVITELPYQVNKARLIEKIADLVRDKKIEGITDLRDESDRNGMRVVIDIRKDAHHQHITNLLLKHTQLQQTFGIIMLALVDNQPKVLNLKQVLEHYINHQRDVITRRTKFDLRKAEAKAHILEGLKIALDNIDEVIKTIRGSSSAAQAKEELINRFALSQKQAQAILEMRLQKLTGLEREKIDLDYKEVMNQIAYFKDLLGDTGKIDGVIKEELQQAKDQFGDERKTRITIDEQEIEYEDLIAQEDVVVTITHQGYIKRIPLSAYKRQKRGGKGVTAIGSKNDDFVEHLYITSSHNHIMFFTNKGVVYRKKVYEIPEGGRQARGTALINIIPIDKEEHITAVVPIKEFKENNYLFFITKHGYVKKTQLTEFDTSRKNGLIALTLGKEDELISAKLTDGKQEILVGSVLGQGVRFKETDVRNMGRTARGVKGINLVNQDEVVDAVIADPSYDLLTATTKGYGKRTRIDEYRTQTRGGKGIKIMNLTDKNGQLASLKAVKESEDIMIVSNKGYMTRQEVKGIGIFGRTTQGVRLVRLNEDEKVVAVARVVTEDEEE from the coding sequence ATGTTAGAAACAAATAATTCAAAAGTATTACCAAGAGATATAAACAGGGAAATGGAACAATCGTACGTTGACTATGCTATGAGTGTTATAGTAGGTAGAGCGCTTCCAGATGTAAGAGATGGTTTAAAGCCAGTACATCGAAGAATTTTATTTGCCATGAATGAACTAAACATAGTTTATAACAAACCACATAAAAAATGTGCGAGGGTAGTTGGGGAAGTATTAGGTAAATATCATCCCCACGGAGATACAGCTGTATATGATGCACTGGTTAGAATGGCTCAAGATTTTTCTATGAGATATACGTTGCTAGATGGCCATGGAAACTTTGGATCCATAGATGGAGACGCTGCAGCTGCCATGCGTTATACAGAAGTTCGCATGGATAAAATTTCTCAAATGATGTTAGCTGATATCGAAAAAGAGACAGTTGACTTTAGATTAAATTTTGATGAATCTTTGGAAGAACCATGGGTTTTGCCATCTAAAATACCTAATCTTTTAGTAAATGGAGCAGCTGGTATAGCGGTGGGAATGGCTACTAATATACCACCCCATAATCTTACAGAGGTAATTGATGGAGCAATTTCTTTAATAGACAATCCTGAGCTTGAAATTCAAGATCTTTTGACAACAATAACAGGTCCAGATTTTCCTACAGGAGGCATTATTAAAGGTAAAGAAGGAATTAAAAACGCGTATAAAACAGGACGAGGGGTTATAAAAGTCCAAGGTGAAGTTAAATATGAAAAACTAAACAATGGAAAAACTAGAATAGTAATTACAGAACTTCCTTACCAAGTAAATAAGGCTAGGTTAATAGAAAAAATAGCTGATCTTGTTAGAGATAAAAAAATAGAGGGAATTACAGACCTTAGAGATGAATCTGATCGCAATGGTATGAGAGTTGTGATAGATATAAGAAAGGATGCCCATCATCAACATATAACTAATTTATTACTAAAGCACACACAATTGCAACAAACTTTTGGAATTATAATGCTGGCACTAGTGGATAATCAACCTAAGGTACTTAATTTAAAGCAGGTATTAGAGCATTATATAAATCATCAAAGAGATGTTATAACAAGAAGAACTAAATTCGATCTTAGAAAGGCTGAAGCTAAAGCGCATATATTAGAAGGATTAAAAATAGCCCTTGATAATATTGATGAGGTTATTAAAACAATTAGGGGATCGTCTAGTGCTGCGCAAGCAAAGGAAGAGTTGATAAATAGGTTTGCTTTGTCCCAAAAACAAGCCCAAGCTATCCTAGAGATGAGACTACAAAAGTTAACTGGCCTAGAAAGAGAAAAAATAGACTTGGACTATAAAGAAGTAATGAATCAAATTGCTTACTTTAAGGATCTGTTAGGAGATACAGGAAAAATTGATGGAGTTATAAAGGAAGAGCTACAGCAAGCCAAAGATCAGTTTGGTGATGAAAGAAAAACTAGAATTACTATAGATGAGCAGGAAATTGAATATGAAGATTTGATAGCCCAAGAAGATGTTGTTGTAACTATTACCCATCAAGGCTATATTAAAAGAATTCCTCTTTCGGCTTATAAAAGACAAAAAAGAGGTGGAAAAGGTGTAACTGCAATAGGAAGCAAAAATGACGATTTTGTAGAGCATCTTTATATAACTTCTTCACATAATCATATTATGTTTTTTACAAATAAAGGAGTTGTATACCGTAAAAAAGTATATGAGATTCCAGAAGGTGGACGGCAAGCTAGAGGAACTGCTTTAATTAATATTATTCCAATAGATAAAGAAGAACATATAACTGCAGTTGTTCCGATAAAAGAGTTTAAAGAAAATAACTATTTATTCTTTATAACAAAGCATGGATATGTTAAGAAAACTCAACTTACGGAATTTGATACTAGTCGTAAAAATGGTCTAATTGCTCTTACCTTAGGGAAGGAAGATGAACTAATATCTGCAAAACTTACTGATGGTAAACAGGAAATTTTAGTTGGTAGCGTACTTGGACAAGGGGTAAGGTTTAAAGAAACTGATGTAAGAAATATGGGAAGAACAGCTAGAGGTGTAAAAGGAATTAATCTAGTCAATCAAGATGAAGTTGTTGATGCTGTCATTGCAGACCCCTCCTATGATTTGTTAACTGCAACTACAAAGGGTTATGGTAAAAGAACAAGAATTGATGAGTATAGAACTCAAACCAGGGGAGGAAAAGGAATTAAAATAATGAACTTAACAGACAAAAATGGTCAACTAGCATCATTAAAAGCTGTTAAGGAAAGCGAAGATATAATGATAGTTAGTAATAAAGGATATATGACAAGGCAAGAAGTTAAAGGGATTGGCATATTTGGTAGAACTACTCAGGGTGTAAGACTAGTAAGGCTTAATGAGGATGAAAAAGTTGTGGCAGTAGCAAGAGTAGTTACAGAAGATGAAGAAGAGTAA